The genome window CCGTTCATTGGAAGAATTGTATGAACTGGATATCGAGGGTTTCGTTTTGGCCGGGGTGGAAGATGCTTACGCCACAGCGCAGGCCCAGCGCCTGTCTCTGCAGGAAGGCACCCTGTATGTGAACGGCGGCGTGCTGTTATGGAATATGCGAGAAATTGACCGGAAGCGTTTTCACGAAGATCTTTCCGCTCTGTTAGACGGCAATTTGCGGTGTGTCATGAATGCCGCGGACCAGGATATGCTGAACATTCTGTTTCACGGGCGGACAAAGCGCTTGGACCCACGCTGGAATGTGCAATTGCAATCTTCCACGGATGCGCTGAATACGGCCCTGTTGCTGTGCGGCGCGCATAACAGTATGCCGGAAAAGCTGTGCCGCCTTTCTTTGGCGCAGCCGTATCTCATTCATTATGCCGTGGGCGGTAAACCCTGGGTGGTCGGAAAGCGCGGCGAAGCGTTATACGAGCATTGGTTCGCCAATGCGAAAATGACCGGCTATTACAATGAGCACTGGAAACGGCTGGAGGCGGACGGGCCGCCTGCCGGAACGCGCCGCGCGCCTGAAGAGCCCCAGACTCCGGACAGCGTACGGGCCGGGCAGAACGGCCGCTCTTGCGCGAAGGTTCCGCCCGCGTCTCCGGCGCCTGTGGGTGATGCCGCCAAAGACGCTTGCATCAACGCGCTTGCGTTGCGTCACGCAACGCGCCGGGCCGCGCTGTCCTTTGATATGGAATCCGTCTTTACCCGCCCGGCGACCCGAATCGGCTCCGATATGCTTCCAGGCTTCTTTGGGCGGGGGGGGACTTATGAGCCGTTGCTGTCACTTTTTTCCGCCCCATCCGTCACGCGAGTGCAGTGTCGGGAAGACGCGGAACGCGCGGACCTGTTTATTCCGGGCCACACCTTCAGTGATGCGAGCCTTGACGCGCTGATCGCCATGCTGCAGGCCGTTGACGAGGCTGGAAAAAATCTGCTTTGGATCAAAGGAGGGTTCATTACCTCCATCCTGCACGGCGCTGCGCCCGAAAGCCATATTCCGGCTTGTTACAAACGCGTTCTCGGCTATGTCATTGATGACATCACACCGTCTTTTGACGCTGTTTTGCCCAGCCGTCTGGAGCTGTACTTTAATTCCAAAGCGTCCTCCCTGGACCTGGACGAGACAAGGCACTGCAGAGAGCGAATCGACTATATCGTCACGAACCGCCTGACAAAGTACAACTTCCAGGGCGCACCCGTTCCCGAAAAATTGCAAACTACAGCGCCAAAGGTGTTGGTCGTGGACCAGGCATACGGCGACGCTTCCATCCGCAGGGGCGGGGCCGACGGCCATACCTTTGCCGCCATGCTCCAGGCAGCTCGTGACGAAAACCCCGGCGCGCAAATTGTTGTAAAAACTCATCCGGATGTCGCTGCGTTGGGTAAAAGCTGCTATTACGCCCACCTGCCGGAAGAGGGGCACTTGCTCAAGCTGACCGAGCCCGTCAACCCGTACACCCTGTTCCCGCATGTGGACAGAGTGTATGTGTGCACATCGCAACTTGGCTTTGAAGCACTGCTCGCCGGGAAAAGAGTGACAGTTTTCGGACTGCCCGCCTATGCCGGCTGGGGGCTTACCGATGACAGGCAGTCATGTCCGCGCAGAACCAGAACGCTTTCCCTGGAAGAACTCTTTTTTGGCATCTTTCTGAAATACGGCCTTTATTTTGACCCGCACACGCTGGAGCGCTGCTCTTTTGAAACCTTTCTCTTGGGCATGGTCAGGTTGCGTAACGAGTACTGTGAATTTGTGCAAAAATACAATGAGAGCGAAGTGTATGCTTAATCTGTCCGAATGCTCGCCAAAGGAGCTCTTCCTCCCGGAAGAACTCGACCTGGTGGTCAAGTATTTATATGCCAAAGATATTCTTTCCCCATGCGGGAGTGATGTATACCGGTCTCTCTACCTCCGGCACATTCTTATGCGCACGCGGGGTATTGAAGGGGTAAACACCAACTGGCGCCTGTCCCGGCCCAAAAATACCGTTGAAGACTACGATCAGGCGTTTCGCGAGCTTGTGGCCAGTATGCGGCAACAGGGCTTCATCCGCGAGAACTTCATCCCCGTCACAACCGACGGACATTTGCTGGCGGGATGTCATCGGATTGCCGCCGCCGCGGCATTGGGCATCCCTCTCTTCACCCGCGTTGAGGAAAAAATCCAGAAACGGGAATGGGACTTTTCCTGGTTTGTGAAACACGGTTTTCCTCAGGATGACCTGCTACGCATCCTGCGGGGCTATGCGGATCTGTTGCCGGAGTCGAGCACGATGTTTATAGTCTGGCCGCCCATGTTGCGTTTTGCGGGGCATATTCGCGAGTATATCAAGAAACATCTTGATATTGTCGGTGAAATTGAGCTGTCGTTTGAAGACAATTATATCGCCCTTTCCCATCTTCTATATGACATGTATTATTATACGGGCAAGATGGGTACTATCAGCGACAATGATGCGATAACAAGAAAAATTACACTATTTCATGGCGTTGAACAAAAAATTGTTGTTTTTCTTGCTACAAATATAAAGAACAATAAGGAACAGGATATTTTTGATCTGTCTACACGCATGAAAGAAGATCTGCGTCTGTCTTTTGATTTTCATATTCCGAAAGATACATACGCATCACTACATGCCGCCTCTTCTGAAGACGAGCTGCGCCATATGGCCAGGCTTGTGCTCTCCCCGAACAATCTGAAATATCTCAGACTGCGCCTGCTGCAGGGGATACATCCGCGTCTTACGGAACTTTGCGAAACGGCAAAGCGAGTATGCGCCCAGCACGGTATCAGCTCGAATGATATATGCGTTGTCGGGTCTGGGCCTCTGGGCGTTCTCGGCCTCCTTGAGCCCGGCGATTTCGACTGCATCGCTGTTTCCTCCGAACGCGCCCGCTGGGAAGACGACCTCGTGTATTTGCATGACGATTTCATGCTGGTGAAAAAAGGATTTCATAAAAAACAGGACGGCGAGGCGCTTGCGGATGACACGATCATCCGCTGCCCTGAATGGCACTTTGTGTATAACGGCCTCAAGTTCGCGAATCTGGACATAATCAAGGACAAAAAGAATGTTTCGCGGCGGCCGAAGGATGTGCTCCACCTTGAAACAATACGGCTTTTTGAAAACATGCTGGGGCTGTATGACAAAGAGAAAATTCTCAAGGACCGCATTACCGCGGAAGCGATAAAAAGGAACCTGGGCATCGCCGCCCTAGCGCGGACCTCCATGGCGGAAGTACAGGGTCCGGTGCATGTCACCCGTGCCGCCGTACCCGACCTGGCCGTATACAACCGTTATCTACACCATATTTTTCAGTCCGGGCACTTCACGAACAACGGCCAGTTCGCCGCCGGGCTGGAACAACGCCTGGCAAATGACCTGCGTGCCCCGCGTTTTGCCCTGTGCGCCAACGGCACCCTAGCGCTGCAACTAGCTGTCCGGGCGGCGGGCCTTGCCGGCAAGACGGTGATCACCACGCCCTTTTCCTACGTTGCCACGATGACGGCCCTGCTGGCGGAAGGCTGTACGCCTGTTTTTGCGGACATTGACGAAGAAACCCTCTGCCTGGACCCGGCCACAATGGAAGAACGCATCGCTCCGGAAACGGCCGGCATTGTGCCTGTGCATGTTTACGGAAACATGTGCGATGTGGAGGCGCTGACCGCTCTGTCAGACCGGCACGGTCTGCCCGTCGTTTACGATGGGGCTCATGCCTTCGGCTGTGAATACATGGGTAAAAGCCTACTGGACTTTGGCGACTATACGGCGTGCAGCTTCCATTCCACCCAGGTTTTCCACACCGCAGAAGGCGGCGGCGTCGTCTCCGCCACCGATGCGGGCGATGCCGCCATCCGCTTGCTGCGCGCTTTCGGCCATAGCGGCGAAGAGTACCAACTAGCCGGAATCAACGCGAAAATGTCCGAACTGCACGCCGCCATGGGGCTGAGCCTTATCGACACGGTGGACGAAAACATCAGGCAGCGTGGCATAGTCAGCGGCCTGTACGACGCGGCGCTGCGCTGGGGTGCGCTGCGCCGTCCTGCGCGGCGGCCGGAAATGACCTACAATTACGCCTATTATCCGGTCATTTTCCCTGATGAAGACGCCTTGTTGCGGGTGGCCGGGCGCTTGCGCGAGCGGAATATTTTCCCCCGCCGCTATTTTTATCCGGCGCTCAACACCTTGCCCTATTTGCCGAAGCGGCAATCCTGCCCCGTGGCCGAGTCCGTCGCTCCCCGCGTGCTCTGTCTGCCGCTTTACGCCGGCCTGGACACCGCCATAGTGGAATACATCGCGCGGACCATAAACAACGCATTGTAACGCGCAAGCTGGGGGTATGTATGAACGTCATTATGTCAACTCTCCGCCAATTGGAAGCTGAGAGTATTCATATTCTCCGGGAAACGGCGGCGTGTTTTGAAAAGCCGGTGCTGATGTATTCTATCGGTAAAGATTCATCGGTATTACTCCATCTGGCTCGCAAGGCTTTTTATCCGGCGGCTATCCCTTTTCCCCTCCTCCATGTGGATACCACCTGGAAGTTCAAAGAAATGATCGAGTTTCGCGGTCGTAAGGTTTCGGAATATGGAGCCGAGTTGATCGTTTACGTCAACCCGGCCGGACAGGAAAAGAATATCACTCCCTTTACCTATGGCTCGGCCCGCTACACAGATATTATGAAAACCGAGGCTCTGCGGCAGGCGCTGGATCAGCACGGCTTTGACGCGGCCATTGGCGGAGCGCGACGGGACGAGGAAAAATCTCGCGCAAAGGAACGTATTTTTTCCGTGCGCGGTTCGGGCCACCGCTGGGACGCCCGCCGTCAGCGCCCG of uncultured delta proteobacterium contains these proteins:
- a CDS encoding putative Lipopolysaccharide glucosyltransferase I (Evidence 3 : Function proposed based on presence of conserved amino acid motif, structural feature or limited homology; Product type pe : putative enzyme), producing the protein MGHMHIVFTPNRAYLPYCAVAAASICRHLRTGERVTFHILHGGDIQKKDRREFSANLANFHDAFTAEFIAVNDFHDFSRRASELSVQTPAAYYRLYIPDLFPDLERVLYLDADLVACRSLEELYELDIEGFVLAGVEDAYATAQAQRLSLQEGTLYVNGGVLLWNMREIDRKRFHEDLSALLDGNLRCVMNAADQDMLNILFHGRTKRLDPRWNVQLQSSTDALNTALLLCGAHNSMPEKLCRLSLAQPYLIHYAVGGKPWVVGKRGEALYEHWFANAKMTGYYNEHWKRLEADGPPAGTRRAPEEPQTPDSVRAGQNGRSCAKVPPASPAPVGDAAKDACINALALRHATRRAALSFDMESVFTRPATRIGSDMLPGFFGRGGTYEPLLSLFSAPSVTRVQCREDAERADLFIPGHTFSDASLDALIAMLQAVDEAGKNLLWIKGGFITSILHGAAPESHIPACYKRVLGYVIDDITPSFDAVLPSRLELYFNSKASSLDLDETRHCRERIDYIVTNRLTKYNFQGAPVPEKLQTTAPKVLVVDQAYGDASIRRGGADGHTFAAMLQAARDENPGAQIVVKTHPDVAALGKSCYYAHLPEEGHLLKLTEPVNPYTLFPHVDRVYVCTSQLGFEALLAGKRVTVFGLPAYAGWGLTDDRQSCPRRTRTLSLEELFFGIFLKYGLYFDPHTLERCSFETFLLGMVRLRNEYCEFVQKYNESEVYA
- a CDS encoding DegT/DnrJ/EryC1/StrS aminotransferase (modular protein), which translates into the protein MLNLSECSPKELFLPEELDLVVKYLYAKDILSPCGSDVYRSLYLRHILMRTRGIEGVNTNWRLSRPKNTVEDYDQAFRELVASMRQQGFIRENFIPVTTDGHLLAGCHRIAAAAALGIPLFTRVEEKIQKREWDFSWFVKHGFPQDDLLRILRGYADLLPESSTMFIVWPPMLRFAGHIREYIKKHLDIVGEIELSFEDNYIALSHLLYDMYYYTGKMGTISDNDAITRKITLFHGVEQKIVVFLATNIKNNKEQDIFDLSTRMKEDLRLSFDFHIPKDTYASLHAASSEDELRHMARLVLSPNNLKYLRLRLLQGIHPRLTELCETAKRVCAQHGISSNDICVVGSGPLGVLGLLEPGDFDCIAVSSERARWEDDLVYLHDDFMLVKKGFHKKQDGEALADDTIIRCPEWHFVYNGLKFANLDIIKDKKNVSRRPKDVLHLETIRLFENMLGLYDKEKILKDRITAEAIKRNLGIAALARTSMAEVQGPVHVTRAAVPDLAVYNRYLHHIFQSGHFTNNGQFAAGLEQRLANDLRAPRFALCANGTLALQLAVRAAGLAGKTVITTPFSYVATMTALLAEGCTPVFADIDEETLCLDPATMEERIAPETAGIVPVHVYGNMCDVEALTALSDRHGLPVVYDGAHAFGCEYMGKSLLDFGDYTACSFHSTQVFHTAEGGGVVSATDAGDAAIRLLRAFGHSGEEYQLAGINAKMSELHAAMGLSLIDTVDENIRQRGIVSGLYDAALRWGALRRPARRPEMTYNYAYYPVIFPDEDALLRVAGRLRERNIFPRRYFYPALNTLPYLPKRQSCPVAESVAPRVLCLPLYAGLDTAIVEYIARTINNAL
- the cysD gene encoding sulfate adenylyltransferase subunit 2 (Sulfate adenylate transferase) (SAT) (ATP-sulfurylase small subunit) (Evidence 2a : Function of homologous gene experimentally demonstrated in an other organism; Product type e : enzyme), encoding MNVIMSTLRQLEAESIHILRETAACFEKPVLMYSIGKDSSVLLHLARKAFYPAAIPFPLLHVDTTWKFKEMIEFRGRKVSEYGAELIVYVNPAGQEKNITPFTYGSARYTDIMKTEALRQALDQHGFDAAIGGARRDEEKSRAKERIFSVRGSGHRWDARRQRPELWRLYNSRLAPGETMRVFPLSNWTELDVWEYILAENLEVVPLYFAKERPMVRRGGALIMVDDPERMVFELGEKPESLLVRFRTLGCWPLSGAIESRAASVADIVVELRQARYSERQGRLIDSDQVGSMERKKQEGYF